A genome region from Hymenobacter tibetensis includes the following:
- a CDS encoding cytochrome c oxidase subunit I: protein MAANLPNQAQVQGGIGVTEPQTTHDEHALHDDHHHDQHWLFKYVFSTDHKTIAKQFLITGIFWAILGGTLSSLFRLQLGWPESTMEWLTPVLGKWVEAGKLNPEFYLSLVTMHGTIMVFFVLTAGLSGTFSNFLIPLQVGARDMASGFMNMLSYWFFFMSSVIMFLSIFLETGPASAGWTIYPPLSALPQAIPGSGMGMTMWLVSMALFIVSQLLGGVNYITTVINLRTKGMSMSKLPLTIWSFFLTAILGLLAFPVLFSAALLLIFDRSFGTSFFLSDIYIAGQALPNTGGSPILFQHLFWFLGHPEVYIVIMPAMGMVSEILATNSRKPIFGYRAMIGSLLGISLLSFVVWAHHMFVTGMNPFLGSVFMFLTLIIAVPSAVKTFNWLATLWRGNIRFTSAMLFSIGFVSLFISGGLTGIILGNAALDIQMHNTYFVVAHFHLVMGSSAFFGLFAGVYHWFPKMFGRMMDEKLGYIHFWLTFIGVYLVFLPMHYVGIAGFPRRYYAWTGFDMFSQFADLNKFISIAAILAFFAQFVFVFNFFYSIFRGRRATENPWRSTTLEWTTPVLPGHGNWPGEIPAVYRWPYDYSKPGAEQDFIPQNVPYSKTQSSNLPYENENE from the coding sequence ATGGCTGCTAATCTTCCAAATCAAGCGCAAGTGCAAGGTGGTATCGGGGTTACCGAGCCGCAAACTACGCACGATGAGCACGCGCTTCATGATGATCATCATCACGATCAGCATTGGCTGTTCAAATATGTATTCAGCACCGACCACAAAACGATTGCTAAGCAGTTCCTTATCACGGGTATCTTCTGGGCAATTTTAGGTGGTACCCTTTCTAGCTTGTTCCGTCTTCAACTAGGATGGCCTGAGTCTACCATGGAGTGGTTGACTCCAGTTCTCGGTAAGTGGGTAGAAGCTGGTAAGCTCAACCCCGAGTTCTATCTGTCTCTGGTTACAATGCACGGCACCATCATGGTGTTCTTTGTACTGACAGCTGGTCTTTCCGGTACCTTCTCCAACTTTCTGATTCCGCTGCAAGTTGGTGCCCGGGATATGGCTTCGGGCTTCATGAATATGCTCTCGTATTGGTTCTTCTTTATGTCGAGCGTTATTATGTTCTTGTCTATCTTCTTGGAGACTGGACCTGCTTCGGCTGGCTGGACAATCTATCCTCCACTTAGCGCCTTACCTCAGGCTATTCCTGGCTCCGGCATGGGTATGACCATGTGGTTGGTGTCGATGGCATTGTTTATCGTTTCACAGCTGTTAGGTGGTGTAAACTACATCACAACAGTAATCAACCTGCGTACCAAAGGAATGAGCATGAGTAAGCTGCCGCTTACTATCTGGTCGTTCTTCTTGACTGCTATCCTGGGTTTGCTCGCTTTTCCAGTATTGTTCTCTGCAGCATTGCTACTGATCTTTGACCGTAGCTTTGGTACTAGCTTCTTCCTTTCTGACATTTACATTGCTGGACAGGCATTGCCTAACACGGGTGGTTCTCCTATTCTTTTCCAGCACCTGTTCTGGTTTTTAGGTCACCCCGAAGTATATATCGTTATCATGCCTGCAATGGGTATGGTATCTGAAATTCTCGCTACCAACTCTCGCAAGCCAATCTTCGGCTATCGGGCTATGATTGGCTCGCTCTTGGGAATTTCGTTGCTGTCGTTCGTAGTATGGGCTCACCATATGTTTGTGACAGGCATGAATCCATTCCTTGGGTCTGTCTTCATGTTCCTGACTCTTATCATTGCTGTACCATCGGCAGTGAAGACGTTCAACTGGCTGGCTACACTGTGGCGTGGTAACATTCGCTTCACTTCGGCTATGTTGTTCTCCATTGGTTTCGTATCCCTGTTCATTTCGGGTGGTCTTACCGGTATTATCCTTGGCAATGCTGCCTTGGATATTCAGATGCACAATACGTACTTCGTGGTAGCTCACTTCCACTTGGTAATGGGTAGCTCTGCTTTCTTTGGACTGTTTGCTGGTGTGTATCACTGGTTCCCAAAGATGTTTGGCCGTATGATGGATGAAAAACTAGGATATATTCACTTCTGGTTGACTTTCATAGGCGTGTACTTGGTTTTTTTGCCAATGCACTACGTTGGTATCGCTGGTTTCCCACGCCGCTACTACGCTTGGACCGGTTTCGATATGTTCAGTCAGTTTGCTGATTTGAACAAGTTCATTTCGATTGCTGCTATCCTAGCGTTTTTCGCACAGTTCGTGTTCGTCTTCAACTTCTTCTATAGCATCTTCCGTGGTCGTCGCGCTACAGAGAACCCATGGCGTTCTACAACGCTCGAGTGGACTACTCCTGTATTACCTGGGCACGGTAACTGGCCTGGTGAGATTCCCGCAGTATACCGCTGGCCCTATGATTATAGCAAGCCAGGTGCCGAGCAGGATTTCATCCCACAAAACGTGCCGTATTCTAAGACGCAGTCTTCTAACCTGCCGTACGAAAACGAAAACGAGTAG
- a CDS encoding cytochrome c oxidase subunit II: MTALGILLVLVLVLVVFGLLFRLQILTSIFSGSSARELGTSNRVNAVLMLVFLVVGGAAFAWSFGDNYDKMNPPIASVHGHATERMFWTTMIVIGLVFVLTQVLLFFYSYKYQHQDGRRAYFFPHNNKIEIIWTVIPAIVMAALVFAGWKEWSRITGPAPKDAVVLEVMGKQFNWLVRYPGRDMKLGVVNYRLIDATNEFGFDLSDKSGLDDFVPGEIHVPKGHPVLLKIRSRDVLHAVYMPHFRVQMYAVPGMPTKFWFTPTKTTDEMRAQLGNPKFNYELACNQICGRGHFAMKFTIVVDEPDDYVAWFSQQKSFSEQNPDVLASFKQKEEKLVVKEAAAAVATPATKASL, encoded by the coding sequence ATGACTGCTCTTGGTATTTTGTTGGTGCTGGTGTTGGTGTTGGTCGTCTTTGGCCTTTTGTTCCGACTCCAGATTCTAACTTCGATTTTTTCTGGTAGCTCGGCGCGTGAACTCGGGACCAGCAACCGCGTGAATGCGGTATTAATGCTCGTTTTCTTGGTCGTAGGTGGTGCTGCTTTCGCTTGGTCGTTTGGCGACAACTACGACAAGATGAACCCACCAATTGCTTCGGTGCACGGTCATGCTACAGAGCGCATGTTCTGGACTACCATGATTGTTATCGGGTTGGTATTTGTGCTAACTCAGGTTCTCCTGTTCTTTTACTCTTACAAGTATCAGCATCAGGATGGCCGTCGGGCTTACTTCTTTCCCCATAACAACAAGATTGAGATCATCTGGACGGTGATTCCAGCTATTGTGATGGCTGCTTTGGTGTTTGCTGGCTGGAAAGAATGGAGCCGTATTACTGGCCCGGCTCCCAAGGATGCTGTTGTACTCGAAGTAATGGGCAAGCAGTTCAACTGGCTGGTACGCTATCCCGGCCGTGATATGAAGCTCGGTGTGGTTAACTACCGCTTGATTGATGCTACCAATGAATTCGGTTTCGATCTAAGTGACAAGTCTGGTCTTGATGACTTTGTTCCTGGAGAAATTCATGTGCCTAAAGGCCACCCAGTATTGTTGAAGATCCGTTCGCGTGATGTATTACACGCAGTGTACATGCCGCACTTCCGAGTGCAGATGTATGCAGTACCTGGTATGCCAACCAAATTCTGGTTTACGCCTACTAAGACTACAGACGAGATGCGTGCTCAATTAGGTAACCCTAAGTTCAACTATGAACTTGCTTGCAATCAAATCTGCGGTCGTGGGCACTTTGCAATGAAATTTACCATTGTAGTAGACGAGCCAGATGATTATGTAGCATGGTTCTCTCAGCAAAAATCCTTCTCGGAACAGAACCCAGATGTTTTGGCTTCTTTCAAACAGAAGGAGGAAAAACTGGTTGTAAAAGAGGCTGCCGCTGCGGTAGCTACGCCTGCTACCAAAGCTTCGCTCTAA
- a CDS encoding quinol:cytochrome C oxidoreductase, giving the protein MATLTHQEGVTAEYLQVSSSTRKRFITIIVAGVVLLVIGLILATLGGGEAAHGGAAAAHGGTAAGHEGTAHHGSPLWLKRLLVSLWHNNVFFTGVSVIGTVFMAIQYVAYAGWSVLIKRVNEALSAWVLPGGVILVVLFGLSLINNDIFHWTLPGIMTKGSATYDPIIAGKAGFLSVPFYLIRTISYIAIWVVFTNKLRALSLAEDLNGGTEYFHKSITASALFLVLFAVTSSMAAWDWVMSIDTHWFSTMFGWYVFASWWVSGIAATTLCVILLKQAGYLPFIQAGHLHDLGKFMFGFSIFWTYVWFSQFMLIWYANLPEEAVYFNQRLGGFNGQYTWLFFFNLLINFAFPFLVLMTRDAKRQMIMLKIVSIAILVGHWFDFYLMIMPATMQANNGFVIEFGVALVFLGSFLLLMTKRLTQASLVPLHHPFLDESVHHTT; this is encoded by the coding sequence ATGGCAACACTGACCCATCAAGAAGGTGTAACGGCTGAATACCTCCAGGTTTCGTCGAGTACACGCAAACGATTTATCACGATCATAGTTGCTGGCGTAGTTCTGCTGGTAATAGGTTTGATTCTCGCTACGCTAGGTGGCGGTGAGGCAGCACATGGCGGTGCCGCCGCTGCTCACGGTGGAACAGCTGCTGGTCATGAAGGAACAGCTCATCACGGCAGCCCACTTTGGCTGAAGCGTCTGTTGGTTAGTCTTTGGCACAATAATGTATTCTTCACCGGTGTGTCGGTAATTGGTACTGTGTTTATGGCCATCCAATACGTGGCTTATGCTGGCTGGTCTGTTTTGATTAAGCGCGTTAACGAAGCACTTAGTGCTTGGGTATTGCCCGGTGGAGTTATACTAGTTGTGCTGTTTGGCTTGAGCCTCATCAACAACGACATCTTTCACTGGACGTTGCCAGGCATCATGACCAAGGGCAGCGCTACTTACGATCCTATCATTGCTGGTAAAGCAGGCTTTCTTAGTGTTCCTTTCTACCTGATCCGGACTATATCTTACATAGCCATCTGGGTGGTCTTCACAAATAAGCTGCGTGCTCTGTCTCTAGCCGAGGACTTAAATGGAGGTACTGAGTATTTCCATAAGAGCATCACGGCTTCTGCACTTTTCTTGGTGTTGTTTGCAGTAACTTCCTCAATGGCAGCTTGGGACTGGGTGATGTCTATCGACACGCACTGGTTCTCAACTATGTTTGGCTGGTATGTATTTGCTTCATGGTGGGTGTCAGGCATTGCTGCCACTACTCTTTGTGTAATACTGTTAAAGCAAGCCGGCTATCTTCCTTTCATCCAAGCCGGTCACCTGCATGACTTAGGTAAGTTTATGTTTGGCTTCAGCATTTTCTGGACCTATGTATGGTTCTCCCAGTTCATGCTGATTTGGTATGCTAACTTACCGGAGGAAGCTGTATACTTCAACCAGCGTTTAGGTGGCTTCAATGGTCAGTATACGTGGTTGTTCTTTTTTAACCTGCTTATCAACTTCGCTTTCCCATTCTTGGTGTTGATGACGCGGGACGCGAAGCGGCAAATGATTATGCTAAAGATCGTTAGCATCGCCATTTTGGTAGGCCACTGGTTTGATTTCTATTTAATGATCATGCCGGCAACTATGCAGGCTAACAATGGGTTTGTAATAGAGTTCGGGGTTGCGTTAGTGTTCTTGGGAAGCTTCTTGCTGTTGATGACCAAGCGTCTTACTCAGGCATCGTTGGTGCCGTTGCATCATCCGTTCCTCGATGAAAGCGTTCATCATACAACTTAA
- a CDS encoding c-type cytochrome translates to MTHSLKLGLQASALLFASVLGTGCNRADDPGVEYAPEMYYPIPYEPLKQLNSNTINPMGINQRTPVVGTVPLGKLNYYSHIPKDSVGIAERTLKNPQAYTKDNLQEGQTLYVRNCQHCHGEQGDGQGPVAAKFKGVPAYSAGAYKTMNDGHIYHVIQWGKGRMMPHGSQVNPSERWKIAMYVRMLQQGKGPDGMTDFLKSKGQDSGQTSESTDSQNQGPVQEAQADKASDTPGQGGVEARNGTAQPQN, encoded by the coding sequence ATGACGCATTCGCTGAAACTAGGTTTGCAAGCGTCGGCTCTCCTGTTTGCCTCGGTGCTAGGTACCGGTTGCAACCGCGCCGATGATCCTGGCGTGGAGTACGCGCCGGAGATGTACTATCCGATTCCGTACGAACCGCTGAAGCAGTTGAACTCTAATACCATCAACCCAATGGGTATTAATCAACGCACCCCAGTAGTCGGTACTGTTCCTTTAGGCAAACTCAACTATTACTCACACATTCCAAAAGATAGTGTTGGTATAGCTGAAAGGACCCTTAAAAATCCTCAGGCTTACACTAAAGACAACCTCCAGGAAGGGCAAACGCTGTATGTGCGTAATTGCCAACACTGTCATGGAGAGCAAGGTGACGGCCAGGGTCCGGTTGCTGCTAAGTTCAAAGGTGTACCTGCTTATTCGGCAGGTGCTTATAAAACCATGAATGACGGGCATATATACCACGTTATTCAGTGGGGCAAGGGCCGAATGATGCCACACGGCTCACAGGTAAACCCTTCGGAGCGCTGGAAAATTGCTATGTATGTACGCATGCTACAGCAAGGAAAAGGTCCTGACGGTATGACTGACTTCTTGAAATCTAAAGGCCAAGATTCCGGACAAACATCGGAATCCACTGATTCACAAAATCAGGGTCCAGTGCAAGAAGCACAGGCCGACAAGGCATCTGATACTCCCGGACAAGGTGGCGTGGAGGCACGAAACGGAACAGCACAACCACAGAACTAA
- a CDS encoding DUF3341 domain-containing protein, with the protein MSKRFALGIFEDEDVLLHAIENVREAGVKIYEVFSPFPVHGIDDALGIERSRLPIAAFFLGMTGLAFALWLQIYTLGFDWPMIIGGKPHIALPAFIPVAFELTVFFTCHGMVITFYTISNLYPRWKTPVLDVRSTDDKFVMAIEMNEKTDLNRLTQLLRANGASEVNEKEMTKF; encoded by the coding sequence ATGAGTAAGCGCTTTGCCCTCGGCATCTTCGAAGACGAGGACGTGCTTTTGCACGCAATTGAAAATGTCCGCGAAGCGGGCGTGAAAATCTATGAGGTGTTCTCTCCGTTTCCTGTTCACGGCATCGATGATGCTCTGGGAATCGAACGTTCACGGTTGCCCATTGCTGCCTTCTTTTTAGGCATGACTGGTTTAGCCTTTGCTCTCTGGTTGCAGATATATACGTTGGGCTTTGACTGGCCCATGATTATTGGAGGTAAGCCGCATATTGCGCTGCCAGCTTTCATTCCTGTAGCCTTCGAATTGACAGTGTTCTTCACTTGTCACGGGATGGTCATCACCTTCTATACAATCAGTAACCTGTATCCGCGCTGGAAGACTCCAGTACTAGATGTACGGTCCACCGATGACAAGTTTGTGATGGCGATTGAGATGAACGAGAAGACTGATCTTAACCGTCTGACACAACTGCTACGCGCCAACGGTGCTTCAGAGGTGAACGAAAAAGAAATGACTAAATTCTAA
- the nrfD gene encoding NrfD/PsrC family molybdoenzyme membrane anchor subunit — protein sequence MQHVSPVREPLVTGGKTYHDVTQDICRQVEAKPNIRWMAALSVALFFLGVFFYSVYRTLWYGIGEWGLNKTVGWAWDITNFVWWVGIGHAGTLISAVLLLFRQKWRSSINRAAEAMTIFAVICAAMFPVLHMGRPWLAYWVFPLQNTFGSLWVNFNSPLLWDVFAISTYFTVSLVFWYTGLVPDFATIRDRAKGPIAKVAYSLLSFGWKGSAKHWSRYETVSLILAGVSTPLVLSVHTIVSMDFATSVVPGWHTTIFPPYFVAGAIFSGFAMVLTLMLITRVVFKLEDYITLEHIALMNKIMMVTGSIVGVAYITEFFIAWYSQVEFEQYAFINRATGPYWWAYASMMTCNVITPQLVWFRRVRYSIPLTFILSIIVNIGMWFERFVIIVTSLHRDYLPSSWVMFSPSIIDIGIYVGTLGLFFTLFLLFAKFFPVVNMAEVKTILKYTVDNGPTYTGVHGHHEQAHQPATHGVPASAPVNYNKHE from the coding sequence ATGCAGCACGTATCGCCTGTACGGGAGCCGCTCGTAACCGGGGGGAAAACGTACCACGACGTCACACAAGATATCTGCCGTCAAGTAGAGGCCAAACCCAACATCCGTTGGATGGCCGCCTTGAGCGTTGCGCTTTTCTTCCTCGGCGTCTTCTTTTACTCTGTTTACCGCACGCTTTGGTACGGCATAGGAGAGTGGGGACTCAACAAAACTGTAGGATGGGCATGGGACATCACCAACTTCGTGTGGTGGGTAGGTATCGGTCACGCTGGTACTTTGATCTCAGCCGTATTGCTTCTCTTCCGCCAGAAGTGGCGTTCGTCCATCAACCGGGCAGCTGAGGCAATGACAATCTTCGCCGTAATCTGCGCAGCTATGTTCCCTGTGTTACACATGGGCCGTCCATGGTTAGCTTACTGGGTGTTCCCTTTGCAAAACACTTTTGGTTCGTTGTGGGTGAACTTCAACTCCCCTCTGTTGTGGGACGTATTTGCCATCTCGACTTACTTCACGGTATCGCTGGTTTTTTGGTACACAGGCTTGGTACCTGACTTTGCTACCATTCGTGACCGGGCTAAAGGCCCAATTGCTAAAGTTGCTTACTCTTTGCTAAGCTTCGGCTGGAAAGGATCTGCTAAGCATTGGTCACGTTACGAAACGGTTTCGCTGATTCTAGCTGGTGTTTCCACCCCCCTTGTGCTTTCGGTACACACCATTGTATCGATGGACTTTGCTACCTCTGTTGTACCAGGATGGCATACCACCATCTTTCCTCCCTACTTCGTAGCAGGTGCTATCTTCTCTGGCTTTGCTATGGTACTCACGCTGATGCTTATCACGCGGGTAGTGTTCAAGTTGGAGGATTATATCACGCTGGAGCACATTGCTCTGATGAATAAAATCATGATGGTGACGGGCTCTATTGTAGGTGTTGCTTACATCACAGAGTTTTTCATTGCGTGGTACTCTCAGGTTGAATTTGAGCAGTATGCTTTCATCAACCGTGCTACCGGTCCTTACTGGTGGGCATATGCTTCCATGATGACTTGTAACGTTATCACGCCGCAGCTGGTGTGGTTCCGTCGGGTACGTTATAGCATTCCGTTGACTTTCATTCTGTCCATCATTGTGAACATAGGAATGTGGTTCGAGCGTTTCGTGATTATCGTAACCTCCTTGCACCGCGACTATCTGCCATCAAGCTGGGTAATGTTCTCGCCTAGCATTATCGACATCGGCATCTATGTAGGTACGCTGGGCTTGTTCTTCACGCTGTTCTTGCTCTTCGCCAAGTTTTTCCCAGTAGTAAACATGGCTGAAGTGAAAACCATCTTGAAGTACACAGTAGACAATGGCCCAACTTACACTGGTGTCCATGGTCATCACGAACAAGCCCATCAACCTGCCACCCACGGTGTTCCTGCTTCTGCACCCGTAAATTACAACAAGCATGAGTAA